The Trichocoleus sp. FACHB-46 genome has a segment encoding these proteins:
- a CDS encoding 2OG-Fe(II) oxygenase — MDYTLTPLGADIFVVRGLLDASICKHILEVVNCHQFQAAGIEVATVNAQIRSNDLLSLDSPDSLLHSTHQLLLARIAVVQQLLLQHYDVAFPHAEACSILRYQPGQYYKRHVDNLLLSDRFEEVAQGVPTRDISIVGYLNEDFEGGETFFDRQNLKVKPETGNVLVFPSYYTHPHQSLPVTLGEKYSFTTWLFH; from the coding sequence GTGGATTACACTTTAACACCCTTAGGAGCCGACATCTTTGTCGTCCGGGGCTTGCTGGATGCCAGCATCTGCAAACACATTTTAGAGGTGGTGAACTGCCATCAGTTTCAAGCGGCAGGAATCGAAGTGGCAACGGTGAATGCCCAGATTCGCAGTAATGATCTGCTGTCCCTAGATAGCCCTGATTCGTTGTTGCACTCTACTCATCAACTTTTGCTGGCTCGAATCGCTGTAGTGCAACAGCTATTACTGCAACATTATGATGTTGCCTTCCCTCACGCGGAAGCTTGCTCAATTTTGCGCTATCAACCGGGTCAGTACTACAAGCGCCATGTCGATAACTTATTGCTGAGCGATCGCTTTGAGGAAGTAGCTCAAGGCGTGCCAACTCGCGATATCAGTATTGTGGGCTATCTTAATGAGGACTTTGAAGGCGGAGAAACGTTTTTCGATCGCCAAAACTTAAAAGTAAAACCTGAAACTGGCAACGTTTTGGTATTTCCGTCTTACTACACGCATCCCCATCAGTCCTTGCCAGTCACACTAGGAGAAAAATATTCCTTCACGACTTGGCTATTCCACTAG
- a CDS encoding diguanylate cyclase gives MGAATVQVSDPQMLQSRFRQPNWKSIYPLVEAAVINLASANSLLQQIVEAIAAEYQVECLLWTGFDPEVAEGIQVYGTARALQSLKQELSLIPTLAETPGLILTAPPAQESKIQICYLSKSPQWLLDQQHLSHAARLFGETLIVPAWNGDRLRFVLQLQRHLPQAATHLPALETRRKPFLRSYFNPKVPTPQPTVAAAQAWMVEEVETLEVICSQVVLALNALHWRERLEQSRQQAALVGRIVRLLNSSLNPNEIVECIVAELGQGLNSDRCILVDLRGDPVHILAAWDHPERCFQPLENRHIARDLWQDTVEMFLQGAASYLELELSQQESDPLLNWLREIQAFAALIVPLFVQDEFFGAVLLLSYEKERVYELDELQTIRQVADQAAVALTNAQHYQSLWFKQETLRLQNNSLQLEVIHDELTQLLNRRSLERELAQLSAPAQWNLQPPFSVIVCDIDYFKLINDSYGHLVGDEVLYSLAQRLQKQLRFGTSAYRYGGEEFVILLMDVTLDRAFEVAERLRLAIRSTAFETTIGPLEISASFGVAQQDPTSDQDAWDTVQRADRALYEAKRQGRDRAIVL, from the coding sequence ATGGGTGCTGCAACGGTACAAGTTAGTGATCCTCAAATGCTTCAATCAAGATTCAGGCAGCCTAATTGGAAATCCATCTACCCTTTGGTAGAAGCAGCAGTCATTAATCTCGCCTCAGCAAACTCCCTATTACAACAGATTGTAGAAGCGATCGCCGCTGAGTATCAAGTTGAGTGCCTACTCTGGACGGGGTTTGACCCTGAAGTGGCTGAGGGCATTCAAGTTTATGGCACGGCTCGAGCTTTGCAAAGCCTGAAACAGGAGCTGAGTTTAATTCCCACTCTAGCCGAGACTCCCGGATTAATTTTAACTGCTCCGCCAGCCCAGGAGTCGAAAATTCAGATTTGCTATCTATCCAAGTCACCTCAATGGTTGTTAGACCAACAGCACCTCTCACACGCCGCTAGACTGTTTGGGGAAACCTTGATTGTGCCTGCTTGGAATGGCGATCGCCTCCGCTTTGTCCTGCAATTGCAGCGCCACCTACCGCAAGCTGCTACACATTTACCCGCTCTAGAGACAAGGCGTAAGCCATTTCTGCGCTCTTACTTTAACCCTAAAGTACCTACGCCTCAGCCTACAGTTGCAGCCGCTCAAGCTTGGATGGTCGAGGAAGTTGAAACGCTAGAAGTGATTTGTAGCCAGGTAGTATTGGCGCTGAATGCGCTGCACTGGCGGGAGCGCCTCGAACAATCGCGGCAACAGGCAGCCCTAGTCGGTCGAATTGTGCGGTTGCTGAACTCCAGCCTCAACCCCAATGAGATTGTGGAATGCATTGTGGCGGAGTTGGGCCAAGGGTTGAACAGCGATCGCTGCATTTTAGTAGATCTGCGAGGCGATCCAGTCCATATCTTGGCTGCTTGGGACCATCCAGAGCGGTGCTTTCAGCCGCTAGAGAATCGCCATATCGCCCGTGATCTCTGGCAGGACACAGTTGAGATGTTTCTCCAGGGTGCGGCTTCCTATCTGGAGTTAGAACTGAGCCAACAGGAGTCTGACCCGCTGTTAAATTGGTTGCGTGAAATTCAAGCTTTTGCTGCTTTAATTGTGCCGCTGTTTGTCCAAGATGAGTTTTTTGGCGCAGTCCTGCTGTTGTCTTACGAAAAGGAACGAGTTTACGAGCTAGATGAACTCCAGACGATTCGGCAGGTCGCAGACCAGGCTGCGGTAGCTTTGACCAATGCCCAGCACTATCAAAGCCTTTGGTTCAAGCAAGAAACTCTACGCTTGCAAAATAATTCCTTACAACTGGAAGTGATTCATGATGAGTTGACGCAATTGCTAAATCGGCGATCGCTAGAGCGGGAGCTGGCTCAACTCAGTGCTCCTGCCCAGTGGAACTTGCAGCCGCCCTTCAGTGTGATTGTGTGTGATATCGACTACTTCAAGCTGATCAACGACTCTTATGGTCACTTAGTGGGGGATGAAGTGTTGTACAGCTTGGCCCAACGACTGCAAAAACAGCTACGGTTTGGTACATCCGCTTATCGGTATGGTGGTGAAGAGTTTGTCATTCTACTAATGGATGTGACGCTAGACAGAGCCTTTGAAGTCGCTGAGCGGTTGCGGCTGGCGATTCGCTCCACCGCCTTCGAGACCACGATTGGACCGTTGGAAATTAGTGCTAGTTTTGGCGTGGCACAACAGGATCCAACTAGCGATCAAGATGCTTGGGATACGGTACAGCGAGCTGACCGAGCTTTGTATGAGGCGAAGCGTCAAGGTCGCGATCGCGCGATCGTGCTTTAG
- a CDS encoding P-II family nitrogen regulator — translation MKKVEAIIRPFKLDEVKIALVNAGIVGMTVSEVRGFGRQKGQTERYRGSEYTVEFLQKLKVEIVIEDDQVDMVVEKIITAARTGEIGDGKIFISPVEQIIRIRTGEKNLEAI, via the coding sequence TTGAAAAAAGTTGAAGCTATTATTCGGCCCTTTAAGCTGGACGAAGTCAAAATTGCTTTAGTGAATGCTGGCATTGTTGGCATGACTGTCTCTGAAGTCAGAGGCTTTGGACGCCAGAAGGGGCAAACTGAGCGCTATCGTGGTTCCGAGTACACTGTTGAGTTTTTGCAAAAGCTCAAAGTGGAAATTGTGATTGAGGACGACCAGGTTGACATGGTGGTCGAGAAGATCATCACCGCTGCTCGGACGGGTGAAATTGGGGACGGCAAAATCTTTATTTCGCCAGTGGAACAAATCATCCGCATTCGGACTGGGGAAAAGAACCTCGAAGCAATCTGA
- a CDS encoding phosphoglucomutase/phosphomannomutase family protein, which yields MVHPSSVPATDSIKFGTDGWRGVIAADFTFERLALVAPIAAQVLAQVYGATGSRTIIVGHDRRFLSEEFARTTAEAVQAAGFDVLLTSTYAPTPAFSWAAKQENALGALVITASHNPGSYSGLKVKGAFGGSVSPEVTKQIEALLATPPAATTNSPGTIQSFDPWPSYCEAIRQKVDIALIQNAIAQGNLTVFADVMHGAAAGGLAQILGMPIHELNSDRDPLFEGGAPEPLPRYLDKLFQQIKTHRAANSNLAVGLVFDGDSDRIAAVDGQGNFLSSQVLIPILIDHLTARRGFKGEIVKTVSGSDLIPKVAALYNLPVFETAVGYKYIADRMMEAQVLLGGEESGGIGYGHHIPERDALLSALYVLEAIAQSGLDLADFYRQLQEKTNFTSAYDRIDLPLASMAVRSQLLEQLQKHPLTEIAGQAVIDCNTADGYKFRLADQRWLMIRFSGTEPVLRLYCEAATLTQVHETLAWAKNWANSF from the coding sequence ATGGTTCACCCTTCCTCTGTGCCAGCAACCGACTCAATTAAATTTGGTACAGATGGTTGGCGAGGTGTAATTGCCGCAGACTTTACATTTGAGCGTTTGGCATTGGTGGCACCGATTGCAGCTCAAGTTCTGGCTCAAGTGTATGGGGCGACAGGTAGTCGCACGATTATTGTGGGGCACGATCGCCGCTTCTTATCGGAAGAGTTTGCCCGTACGACTGCCGAAGCAGTGCAAGCCGCAGGCTTCGATGTCTTGCTAACCAGTACCTACGCACCTACGCCTGCTTTTAGTTGGGCTGCCAAGCAAGAAAATGCTTTGGGAGCCTTGGTAATTACAGCCAGCCATAATCCGGGTAGTTACTCGGGCTTAAAAGTTAAAGGAGCGTTTGGAGGCTCAGTATCTCCAGAAGTCACTAAGCAAATTGAAGCCTTGCTAGCAACGCCACCCGCTGCAACTACTAATTCGCCTGGCACCATCCAAAGCTTTGATCCTTGGCCGAGCTACTGTGAAGCGATTCGCCAAAAAGTCGATATTGCTCTGATTCAAAATGCGATCGCCCAAGGCAACCTAACTGTTTTTGCGGACGTGATGCATGGAGCCGCAGCGGGTGGCTTGGCCCAGATTTTGGGCATGCCGATTCACGAACTCAACAGCGATCGCGATCCGTTATTTGAAGGCGGCGCACCCGAACCGCTACCGCGCTACCTCGACAAGCTTTTTCAACAAATCAAAACTCACCGAGCTGCTAATTCCAATCTGGCGGTTGGATTGGTTTTTGATGGAGATAGCGATCGCATTGCTGCGGTTGATGGCCAAGGCAACTTCCTCAGCTCTCAAGTGCTGATTCCGATTTTGATTGATCATCTGACTGCTCGTCGGGGCTTCAAAGGCGAAATCGTCAAAACAGTCAGCGGTTCCGACCTCATCCCCAAAGTGGCGGCTCTGTATAACCTGCCTGTATTTGAAACAGCGGTGGGCTACAAATACATTGCCGACCGCATGATGGAAGCACAAGTGCTGCTAGGCGGCGAAGAATCCGGCGGCATTGGCTACGGGCATCACATCCCTGAGCGAGATGCCCTCCTATCTGCTCTGTACGTTCTAGAGGCGATCGCTCAGTCTGGGTTAGATCTGGCAGATTTCTACCGCCAGTTACAGGAAAAAACTAACTTTACCTCTGCCTACGATCGCATTGATCTGCCCTTGGCGAGTATGGCTGTGCGATCGCAGTTGCTAGAGCAGCTACAAAAGCATCCCTTGACTGAAATTGCCGGACAAGCCGTGATTGATTGCAATACTGCCGACGGCTACAAATTTCGCTTAGCTGATCAGCGATGGTTAATGATTCGCTTTAGCGGCACCGAACCTGTCCTCCGCCTCTACTGCGAAGCCGCAACCCTCACCCAAGTTCATGAAACTCTTGCTTGGGCTAAGAACTGGGCCAACTCCTTTTAA
- the rdgB gene encoding RdgB/HAM1 family non-canonical purine NTP pyrophosphatase, which translates to MRPLIVATGNPGKLREMQEYLAGSNWDLQLKPAELDVEETGDTFLANASLKAAQIAQATGEWAIADDSGLEVEALEGAPGVYSARYGQTDPERIERLLIELGSELNRQAQFVCVVVVARPDGSIALQSEGVCRGEILHAPRGTGGFGYDPVFYVPEKHLTFAEMTPEVKRSLSHRGQAIAALIPQLRSLKVD; encoded by the coding sequence ATGAGACCCCTGATTGTTGCTACTGGCAATCCTGGCAAGTTGCGGGAAATGCAAGAATATCTGGCTGGTTCTAATTGGGATTTGCAGCTCAAACCAGCCGAACTCGACGTGGAAGAAACTGGGGACACTTTTCTTGCCAACGCTTCTCTGAAAGCAGCGCAAATTGCTCAAGCTACGGGAGAATGGGCGATCGCGGATGACTCCGGTTTAGAAGTAGAAGCCCTAGAAGGTGCACCCGGCGTTTACTCTGCCCGCTATGGCCAGACCGATCCAGAACGTATAGAGCGGTTGCTGATTGAACTCGGCAGTGAGCTGAATCGCCAAGCTCAGTTTGTTTGTGTCGTTGTCGTCGCTCGCCCAGATGGTTCGATCGCCCTGCAATCAGAAGGGGTGTGTCGGGGAGAAATTCTGCATGCTCCTCGCGGTACGGGTGGATTTGGCTATGATCCAGTGTTCTATGTGCCAGAAAAGCACCTCACCTTTGCGGAAATGACCCCAGAGGTGAAGCGATCACTCAGCCATCGAGGTCAAGCGATCGCGGCTTTAATTCCACAACTGCGATCGCTGAAAGTAGACTGA
- a CDS encoding TIGR03943 family protein gives MSVESTSGRRPRSGEQRRRLFLPWLDVVAISAWGILLLKYWLTGKLSLLIHPNYTWLAIAGGIGLLLIGGGKALTLLPQSFQRRNAGLPVQTTQHLSLFPPGWSSTLLLFTAILGFVVTPRAFASQTAIQRGVGDAITLTRAQPQAFRASSNSESRSLIEWVRTLNVYPEPDAYTGQKVKVQGFVIHAPELPEQYFLLSRFVITCCAADAYPVSLPVKLKESRKDYPVDTWLEIEGQMITEDLAGKRQLTIQPKSIKKIPEPKNPYDY, from the coding sequence ATGTCAGTTGAGTCTACTTCTGGCCGCCGTCCCCGCAGTGGTGAGCAACGTCGCCGCTTATTTTTACCCTGGCTCGACGTAGTGGCGATTAGTGCTTGGGGCATTTTGCTGCTCAAGTACTGGCTCACTGGAAAACTCAGTCTGCTAATTCATCCCAACTACACTTGGCTAGCGATCGCTGGTGGCATTGGTTTGCTGTTGATTGGCGGCGGCAAAGCCCTGACGCTTTTACCTCAATCATTTCAGCGACGCAATGCAGGGCTTCCAGTCCAAACCACTCAGCACCTGTCGCTCTTTCCACCGGGCTGGAGTAGTACCTTGTTGCTGTTCACCGCTATCTTAGGCTTTGTGGTCACGCCCCGCGCTTTCGCCAGCCAGACTGCTATCCAACGCGGAGTCGGGGATGCAATTACTTTAACCAGGGCTCAACCTCAGGCTTTTCGAGCCTCTAGTAACTCCGAATCGCGATCGCTGATTGAGTGGGTGCGCACGCTCAACGTGTATCCGGAACCAGATGCTTATACGGGCCAAAAGGTGAAAGTCCAAGGCTTTGTCATCCATGCGCCGGAACTGCCAGAGCAGTATTTTCTGCTGTCTCGCTTTGTCATCACCTGCTGTGCCGCCGATGCGTATCCAGTCAGTTTGCCAGTGAAGCTAAAAGAAAGCCGCAAAGATTACCCAGTGGACACCTGGCTAGAAATCGAAGGGCAGATGATCACAGAAGATCTTGCTGGAAAGCGTCAACTGACGATTCAGCCTAAATCGATTAAGAAAATCCCAGAACCTAAGAATCCGTACGACTACTAA
- a CDS encoding permease yields MDLNQLNSAFTLFLSLLVEAIPFLILGVLFSGLLLFFVDERKLIKVLPKNPLLGAFAGSCVGFLFPVCECGNVPVARRLLMQGAPAPVAIGFLLAAPTINPIVFWSTWIAFRDQPEIVFLRVGLSLAIATIIGWVFSAQADLRPLLQPAVARAMPMPREPKESQAESGVSPLLQSGTFLLGQIGQPIRMDTTELQASMVAAATMRKPLPDRLYLLLENTVQELRELGGVLILGSAIAALIQVFVPREVVLGLGQGPVTSIIAMMLMAGLVSICSTVDSFFALSFASAFTSGSLLAFLVFGPMIDLKGLGLMLSIFQARAVIYLFALAAQLTFLFTLFINLHVS; encoded by the coding sequence ATGGATCTAAACCAATTGAACAGTGCTTTCACGCTGTTCTTAAGCTTGTTAGTCGAGGCGATTCCCTTCCTGATATTGGGAGTACTATTCTCTGGCTTGCTGTTGTTCTTTGTGGATGAGCGCAAACTGATCAAAGTTTTGCCTAAAAATCCTCTACTGGGAGCTTTTGCGGGCAGTTGTGTAGGCTTCTTGTTTCCAGTTTGCGAGTGCGGCAACGTCCCAGTCGCTCGACGCTTACTTATGCAGGGGGCTCCTGCTCCAGTGGCGATCGGTTTTTTGCTCGCAGCTCCGACGATTAACCCCATCGTGTTTTGGTCAACTTGGATTGCTTTTCGCGACCAACCAGAGATTGTGTTTTTGCGAGTAGGTCTATCCTTGGCGATCGCGACCATCATTGGCTGGGTCTTTAGCGCTCAAGCCGATCTGCGGCCTTTATTACAACCTGCGGTAGCCAGGGCTATGCCAATGCCGCGCGAGCCCAAAGAAAGCCAGGCGGAGAGCGGGGTTTCGCCTTTGTTACAATCCGGGACTTTTCTGTTGGGTCAAATTGGTCAACCGATTCGCATGGATACCACCGAGTTGCAGGCATCAATGGTCGCAGCAGCTACCATGCGTAAGCCTTTACCAGATCGCTTGTATTTGTTGTTGGAAAATACGGTGCAAGAACTGCGAGAGTTAGGCGGAGTCTTAATTCTAGGCAGTGCGATCGCAGCTCTTATCCAAGTATTTGTGCCGCGAGAGGTGGTCTTGGGATTAGGCCAAGGTCCAGTTACCTCAATTATTGCCATGATGCTGATGGCGGGTTTGGTCTCCATTTGCTCTACGGTGGATTCGTTTTTCGCTCTGTCCTTTGCTTCTGCCTTTACTAGTGGCTCTTTGCTAGCCTTTCTGGTTTTTGGACCCATGATTGACCTGAAAGGTTTGGGTCTGATGCTGTCTATTTTTCAGGCTAGAGCTGTCATCTATCTATTTGCTTTAGCCGCGCAGTTAACCTTTTTGTTTACCCTCTTCATTAACTTGCATGTCAGTTGA
- a CDS encoding GAF domain-containing protein: MSSEVNSSPLHSHCQAFSLENNGTHPAEGELLELELYKRQRHQNLTQQLQQQVQLSKLINQISNEIRSTLDLEEILNSACRLLGQALKCSRASILVVEPDEEDSLTTMGEYNQGDYPSQLGSKIPFRDNPHLQALIAQPRALAVTRFLEFPGLTEQIREVAQGLQIRSMMALATRYQGKVNGIIGLHQCDREREWTPWEMELLEGVGSQLAIAINQAWLYSETRRQVEQESLLRLVTNQIRSTLDLQTILQTVVREVRHLLDTDRVVIYQFLDANWQGEVVVEEVISPWRSALGQMSQDNCFSAKYAQQYQGGRVRAIHNIFQAGLDPCHVNFLEQLQVKANLIVPIIIRSKLWGLLVAHECSAPRVWQAWETELLQKLADQAAIAIQQAQLYTQVQTAAVQSQAQAETLKATLEELQTTQMQLLQSEKLSSLGQMVAGVAHEINNAITFIHANLPYAQRYTTALNQAIALYEDCCPNPPEAIAELIAEQELSYVREDFPKLINSMEEGTKRIREIVLTLRNFSRLDEAERKSVDLHEGIESTLLILQHRVKTGVKIDKLYGELPSVECHAGQINQVFLNLLANALDAAGEKANITIQTWHEGDRVVVSIRDDGPGIPLELQERIFDPFFTTKEVGKGTGLGLSICYQIVVKGHKGRLQCCSQPGAGAEFRIVLPVSACQPTATD; the protein is encoded by the coding sequence ATGTCCTCTGAAGTCAATAGCTCTCCTCTTCATTCACATTGTCAAGCATTTTCTCTGGAGAATAATGGGACACATCCTGCTGAAGGTGAGCTATTGGAGCTAGAACTATATAAACGTCAGCGCCATCAAAACTTAACGCAACAACTACAGCAGCAAGTTCAACTCTCTAAGCTGATTAATCAAATTAGTAATGAAATTCGCAGCACTTTAGATTTAGAAGAAATCTTAAATTCTGCTTGTCGTTTACTAGGCCAAGCCCTGAAATGTAGCAGAGCTAGTATTTTAGTCGTGGAGCCAGATGAGGAAGATAGTCTGACAACGATGGGGGAGTATAACCAAGGCGACTATCCCTCTCAACTCGGCAGCAAAATCCCCTTCAGAGATAATCCTCACTTACAGGCCTTGATTGCCCAGCCTAGAGCCTTAGCAGTCACTCGCTTTTTAGAGTTTCCGGGCTTAACCGAGCAAATTAGGGAAGTGGCTCAGGGCTTACAAATTCGCTCCATGATGGCTTTGGCAACTCGTTACCAAGGCAAGGTCAACGGCATTATTGGGCTGCATCAGTGCGATCGCGAACGGGAATGGACCCCTTGGGAAATGGAACTGCTAGAGGGCGTCGGCAGTCAGTTGGCGATCGCCATCAATCAAGCTTGGCTATATAGTGAAACCCGGCGACAGGTGGAGCAGGAATCTCTCCTGCGCTTAGTCACGAATCAAATTCGCAGCACTTTGGACTTACAGACCATCTTGCAGACAGTAGTGCGAGAAGTGCGGCACTTACTCGACACCGATCGGGTGGTAATCTACCAGTTTTTGGATGCCAACTGGCAAGGTGAAGTCGTTGTAGAGGAAGTTATTAGCCCTTGGAGGTCAGCGCTGGGTCAAATGAGCCAGGACAACTGCTTCTCGGCCAAGTATGCCCAGCAATATCAGGGAGGCCGCGTTCGTGCTATCCACAACATTTTTCAAGCTGGTTTAGACCCTTGCCATGTCAACTTCTTAGAGCAATTACAGGTCAAGGCCAATTTGATTGTCCCCATCATTATCCGCTCAAAGTTATGGGGGCTGTTAGTCGCTCACGAGTGTAGTGCGCCTCGGGTTTGGCAGGCGTGGGAAACCGAATTATTACAGAAGTTGGCCGACCAAGCTGCAATTGCAATTCAGCAAGCTCAACTGTATACCCAGGTGCAAACAGCAGCAGTTCAGTCTCAAGCTCAGGCCGAAACGCTCAAAGCGACGCTAGAAGAACTGCAAACCACACAAATGCAGTTGCTTCAGAGTGAAAAGCTATCTAGCTTAGGACAAATGGTGGCGGGAGTTGCTCATGAAATTAACAACGCCATCACCTTTATTCATGCCAATCTGCCCTATGCCCAACGCTATACCACTGCCTTAAATCAAGCGATCGCCCTTTACGAAGACTGTTGTCCTAATCCTCCAGAAGCGATCGCAGAGTTGATTGCTGAGCAAGAACTTAGCTATGTGCGGGAGGACTTTCCCAAGCTAATTAATTCTATGGAGGAAGGTACCAAGCGCATCCGAGAGATTGTTTTAACTCTGCGCAATTTTTCTAGATTAGATGAAGCAGAGCGCAAGTCTGTTGACCTGCATGAAGGTATTGAAAGCACTCTGCTAATCTTGCAGCATCGGGTTAAAACAGGCGTCAAAATTGACAAGCTCTATGGCGAGCTTCCCTCGGTAGAGTGCCATGCAGGACAAATTAATCAAGTCTTCCTCAATCTCTTGGCCAATGCTTTAGATGCCGCTGGGGAAAAAGCAAATATCACAATTCAGACTTGGCATGAAGGCGATCGCGTAGTTGTCTCAATTCGAGATGACGGACCAGGAATTCCTCTAGAGTTACAGGAGCGCATCTTTGACCCCTTCTTCACGACTAAAGAAGTGGGCAAAGGAACAGGATTAGGACTATCAATTTGCTATCAAATTGTGGTTAAAGGGCACAAGGGTCGTCTGCAATGTTGCAGTCAACCTGGAGCGGGTGCCGAATTTCGAATAGTATTACCTGTTTCTGCTTGCCAGCCTACGGCTACTGACTAG
- the queF gene encoding preQ(1) synthase, whose product MNHSPASPDMVSEPDAIAESASQVKYGERQIAEGQLITFPNPRLGRRYDVSITLPEFTCKCPFSGYPDFATIHITYVPDQRVVELKALKLYINSYRDRYISHEESINQILDDFVAAADPLEIRVKGDFNPRGNVHTVVEVHHQKDH is encoded by the coding sequence ATGAATCACTCTCCAGCCTCTCCAGATATGGTATCTGAGCCTGATGCGATCGCTGAATCTGCGTCACAGGTGAAGTACGGAGAACGGCAAATCGCTGAAGGACAACTGATCACTTTTCCCAATCCTCGGCTGGGACGACGTTACGATGTCAGCATCACCTTGCCAGAATTTACCTGCAAGTGTCCGTTTTCGGGATATCCTGATTTCGCTACGATTCACATTACCTATGTACCTGATCAGCGCGTGGTAGAGCTAAAAGCGCTGAAGCTGTATATCAATAGCTATCGCGATCGCTATATTTCCCACGAAGAATCGATCAACCAAATTTTGGATGATTTCGTCGCCGCTGCTGACCCTCTAGAGATCAGAGTTAAAGGTGACTTTAATCCTCGCGGTAATGTCCACACCGTAGTGGAAGTGCATCACCAGAAGGATCATTGA
- a CDS encoding Ig-like domain-containing protein — MQKANSTAPLKPFPQPLDRVAIVLMLVLAVLIGLLLWSGDRSAPKIREFNWQNKQIGAEDTAFILTFSRPMEQASVEKNLKLEPPLPGKISWAGRRMAYTLTMPAPYGTKYQVQLQDAQDRFTAEGTNRASIQPFLGQFRTRDRAFAYIGVEGEEEGRLILYNLSQQQKRVLTSKNLVVMDFKAYPEGDRILFAATERQANRQGTLDQKLYTVTTGMHFASPGKPSREPAKAGQLQLVLDSKEYQNLKFDLSPDGQSIVIQRVNQRNPGDFGLWLLKEGAAPQPLKTQPGGDFLITPDSSALAFAQGQGLAILPLQPQADPLDFLPKFGMVLSFTQDGSAAAMVKFNTNYTKSLFLVTNQGIQKEVLKTEGSILSAQFDPTKQVLYSLITELIPGNEYRERPFLVAINLKTAEAKPLLRLPDDQRDIQMNLSPDGLGFLFDQTIAAAKETNAETNSLRTDDGKAIATSRLWLLPVTPPSPTEAPAQMQPEQLPLAGLHPRWLP; from the coding sequence ATGCAGAAGGCGAACTCCACCGCACCTCTCAAGCCATTTCCCCAACCTCTAGACCGCGTGGCGATCGTGCTGATGCTCGTGCTGGCAGTCCTGATCGGCTTACTCCTGTGGAGTGGCGATCGCTCCGCCCCCAAAATTCGGGAGTTTAATTGGCAAAACAAGCAAATTGGGGCAGAGGATACAGCTTTTATTCTCACCTTCAGCCGCCCCATGGAGCAGGCTAGCGTAGAAAAGAACTTGAAACTAGAGCCACCCCTCCCTGGCAAAATTAGTTGGGCAGGTCGCCGCATGGCCTACACCTTAACCATGCCAGCCCCTTACGGCACCAAGTACCAAGTTCAGTTGCAGGATGCTCAAGACCGTTTTACCGCAGAAGGTACAAATCGAGCGTCAATTCAACCATTTTTAGGCCAGTTTCGGACTCGCGATCGCGCCTTTGCTTACATCGGCGTGGAAGGAGAAGAGGAAGGACGGTTGATTCTCTACAACCTATCGCAACAGCAAAAGCGAGTCCTGACCTCGAAAAATCTGGTAGTGATGGACTTCAAAGCTTATCCAGAAGGCGATCGGATTTTATTTGCAGCAACTGAGCGACAGGCAAATCGTCAAGGTACCCTCGATCAAAAACTGTATACCGTCACGACGGGGATGCATTTCGCCTCTCCTGGTAAACCGAGCCGAGAACCCGCCAAAGCAGGTCAGCTCCAGCTTGTTCTCGACAGCAAGGAGTACCAGAACCTTAAGTTTGACCTCTCCCCAGACGGCCAAAGCATCGTGATTCAGCGAGTCAACCAACGCAATCCTGGTGACTTTGGGCTCTGGCTTCTCAAGGAAGGAGCAGCCCCTCAACCGCTCAAAACTCAGCCCGGTGGTGACTTCTTAATCACACCGGATAGTAGTGCTTTAGCTTTTGCGCAAGGACAGGGATTAGCGATTCTACCGTTACAACCCCAAGCCGATCCTTTGGATTTTCTACCCAAATTCGGCATGGTCTTGAGCTTTACTCAGGACGGTTCGGCGGCGGCAATGGTGAAATTCAACACCAACTACACCAAATCACTCTTTTTAGTCACCAACCAAGGCATTCAAAAAGAGGTGCTAAAAACTGAAGGGTCTATTTTGAGCGCTCAGTTTGATCCCACCAAGCAAGTCCTCTACAGCCTGATTACGGAACTAATCCCAGGTAACGAATACCGAGAACGGCCTTTTTTGGTGGCGATCAACCTAAAAACTGCTGAGGCAAAACCTTTGTTGCGATTGCCCGATGACCAACGAGACATCCAAATGAACTTATCTCCTGATGGCTTGGGCTTCCTATTCGACCAAACCATTGCAGCCGCTAAGGAAACCAACGCTGAAACCAATTCTCTCCGCACTGATGACGGCAAAGCGATCGCGACGAGTCGGCTCTGGTTACTGCCTGTCACCCCTCCTAGTCCAACTGAAGCTCCAGCGCAAATGCAACCGGAACAACTCCCCTTGGCTGGACTTCACCCCCGTTGGCTGCCATAA